From Stenotrophomonas nitritireducens, the proteins below share one genomic window:
- a CDS encoding single-stranded DNA-binding protein codes for MELIKVTILSAEVTERKGTFEDDSGKERAYTTRKQKAKLEAGGFGYPYDVRLEEGQTAYPVGEYVMDTASMIQVNKGTANWSKFPALVRATVPAKA; via the coding sequence ATGGAACTGATCAAGGTCACCATCCTCTCTGCCGAAGTAACCGAGCGCAAAGGCACCTTCGAAGACGACAGCGGCAAGGAACGCGCCTACACCACGCGCAAGCAGAAAGCGAAGCTGGAAGCCGGTGGCTTTGGCTACCCATATGACGTGCGCCTTGAGGAAGGCCAGACCGCTTATCCGGTTGGCGAATACGTCATGGACACCGCTTCCATGATCCAGGTCAACAAGGGCACGGCCAACTGGTCGAAGTTCCCCGCGCTGGTCCGCGCAACCGTTCCGGCCAAGGCTTAA
- a CDS encoding DUF3693 domain-containing protein → METIADLIEAARKRTGATYTDISERLDRSKQLITNWKSGKKVPTDGDVLALARMAGENADKWLAIAQAARTEGEARTRWELIAQKLGAVAMALVIGVGLASPAHVQAAEPGNSTHGVYIMRNG, encoded by the coding sequence ATGGAAACCATCGCTGATCTGATCGAAGCGGCACGCAAGCGAACTGGCGCCACCTACACGGATATCAGCGAGCGCTTGGATCGCTCCAAACAGCTGATAACGAACTGGAAATCAGGGAAAAAGGTGCCGACAGATGGTGACGTGCTGGCACTGGCAAGGATGGCCGGAGAGAACGCGGACAAATGGCTTGCGATAGCTCAAGCAGCGCGAACCGAGGGCGAAGCTAGGACGCGCTGGGAGCTAATTGCGCAAAAGTTGGGGGCGGTCGCTATGGCCCTAGTGATAGGGGTTGGCCTCGCCTCCCCTGCGCACGTACAGGCGGCAGAACCGGGTAATTCCACGCACGGTGTATACATTATGCGAAATGGGTGA
- a CDS encoding DUF2523 family protein: MSWFSVDNPFLGALAGVLNKLLKLKLALWIGKALSALGLGFAAQHFVYEPLIDQAVNVWNAVPAIAANWVHALGLDTAISIMLSAYGIQGVQRVFLSRKYEPPV; encoded by the coding sequence ATGTCGTGGTTCTCCGTTGACAATCCCTTTCTCGGCGCGCTTGCGGGTGTGCTCAACAAGCTGCTCAAACTCAAACTTGCGCTGTGGATCGGCAAGGCCCTCAGCGCGCTTGGGCTGGGCTTCGCTGCTCAGCATTTCGTCTATGAACCGCTTATTGATCAAGCAGTCAACGTTTGGAACGCCGTTCCAGCGATTGCAGCGAATTGGGTACATGCGCTTGGTTTGGATACCGCAATTTCAATCATGCTTAGTGCCTATGGCATCCAAGGCGTGCAGCGTGTTTTTCTCTCTCGCAAATATGAGCCGCCAGTATGA
- a CDS encoding zonular occludens toxin domain-containing protein — MIGDTASISLLTGLPGSGKSLRMTQRIVELVEKGEHVYTCNINGISVPGVTPWDDPTRWRDLPAGAVLFVDEAQQYFRARRGGDPPEYISAMETIRHVGVRLVLATQQPNYLDTHLRGLVGFHEHLLRQSGKDETFIFRNHQVMDEVRMGLKRIKGLYDHEKWKLPQKYFQYYKSAELHTVKYRMPALLKKVLITGPIAILLAASVFGWLFWKGIRGQAEAEEMAATAPVAQPGQSSASAVRSDGERPAPRTGEQYIAALTPMVADVPWSAPAYVDRAVVSDPHVYCMASENSCRCVTEQSTRVVLRDDVCRDIARWGEPYNPYKQPAQPPQGGPVPYGAGDAQPTHLSQAGAPSSVVGYSSGSRGDVFPKNPARTIGGYTPPTSTL; from the coding sequence ATGATCGGTGACACCGCTTCAATTTCTCTTCTCACTGGCTTGCCCGGTTCGGGCAAGTCGTTGCGTATGACGCAGCGGATTGTTGAGCTAGTGGAGAAGGGCGAGCATGTGTATACCTGCAATATCAACGGCATTTCTGTGCCCGGCGTGACGCCATGGGATGATCCGACTCGGTGGCGTGATCTGCCGGCGGGTGCGGTATTGTTTGTTGATGAGGCGCAGCAGTATTTCCGCGCACGGCGCGGTGGTGATCCGCCCGAATACATCAGCGCAATGGAGACGATCCGGCACGTTGGCGTGCGTCTTGTGCTGGCAACGCAGCAGCCGAATTACCTGGATACACACCTGCGCGGGCTGGTTGGCTTCCATGAGCATTTGCTGCGCCAGTCGGGTAAGGATGAAACCTTTATCTTCCGAAATCATCAGGTCATGGATGAGGTCCGCATGGGCCTCAAGCGCATCAAAGGGCTTTACGATCACGAGAAATGGAAGCTGCCGCAGAAGTATTTCCAGTACTACAAGAGCGCGGAACTGCACACGGTCAAGTACCGGATGCCAGCGCTACTGAAGAAGGTTCTGATCACCGGCCCCATAGCGATCTTGTTGGCTGCGAGCGTGTTCGGTTGGCTGTTCTGGAAAGGCATTAGGGGGCAAGCCGAAGCTGAGGAAATGGCCGCGACTGCGCCTGTGGCGCAGCCCGGCCAGTCCTCGGCTTCGGCGGTCAGGTCAGATGGCGAACGTCCAGCCCCGCGAACTGGCGAGCAGTACATAGCCGCTTTGACACCGATGGTTGCGGACGTTCCTTGGTCAGCGCCCGCTTACGTTGACCGGGCCGTGGTATCAGATCCCCATGTGTACTGCATGGCATCGGAAAACAGCTGTCGGTGCGTTACAGAGCAGAGTACCCGGGTAGTGTTGCGCGATGACGTTTGCCGCGACATTGCGCGTTGGGGCGAGCCATATAATCCATACAAACAGCCAGCGCAGCCGCCTCAGGGTGGTCCGGTTCCATATGGGGCAGGGGACGCGCAGCCGACGCATTTGTCGCAGGCAGGTGCACCATCGTCGGTGGTTGGCTATTCGTCTGGCAGTCGTGGAGATGTGTTCCCGAAAAACCCGGCGCGAACTATCGGAGGCTACACACCGCCCACGAGCACGCTTTGA
- a CDS encoding replication initiation factor domain-containing protein: MIDWLASAFDLISVLDVYGMVDDRKAVLDDLDGPVGSCVRAVAQALAGHFFPGLFELGDPSRGRFYNWRVSLQAGGEHVGLLEFGGLATVRKDGVHTARLELTGNGCRIFEASSGDDHAQRWSSLASLLGLSDARITRVDIAADDFLGQWPVQWAVDRYNEGGFDRRGQRPKARLIDDMGNRTGKTFYVGSRKSEQQLRVYEKGREQGDMASEWVRYEGEFHASNRRELPLDMLTDPAPYLVGSYPILDFVDGIGQRLRIATEKLLANCTRAVMHFRRQYGPMINAMLHASGGDESTLSRLIVGTARAKLPPWCPRPEDAAQLLTAILFAPSGHIDSPESRA, from the coding sequence GTGATCGACTGGCTGGCCTCCGCCTTCGATCTTATTTCCGTCCTTGACGTGTATGGCATGGTCGATGACCGCAAAGCGGTCCTTGATGATCTGGACGGCCCGGTAGGTTCCTGCGTCCGCGCCGTGGCCCAGGCATTGGCCGGCCACTTCTTCCCGGGCCTGTTTGAACTCGGCGATCCTTCGCGTGGCCGGTTTTACAACTGGCGCGTATCGCTGCAAGCCGGTGGCGAGCATGTAGGCCTGTTGGAATTCGGCGGCCTTGCCACGGTCCGCAAGGACGGCGTGCACACCGCGCGTCTGGAACTTACTGGCAATGGTTGCCGCATATTTGAGGCCAGCAGTGGCGATGACCATGCGCAGCGGTGGTCGTCGCTCGCTTCACTGCTGGGGCTATCCGATGCACGCATTACGCGCGTCGATATCGCGGCAGATGATTTCCTCGGTCAGTGGCCGGTGCAGTGGGCCGTTGATCGTTACAACGAGGGCGGTTTTGACCGTCGCGGTCAGCGGCCTAAAGCCCGCCTGATTGATGACATGGGCAACCGCACCGGCAAGACCTTCTACGTGGGTAGCCGCAAGTCTGAGCAGCAGCTACGCGTGTATGAGAAGGGCAGGGAGCAGGGTGACATGGCTTCCGAATGGGTGCGCTATGAAGGCGAGTTCCACGCCAGTAATCGGCGTGAACTTCCCCTGGACATGCTCACTGATCCAGCCCCGTATCTGGTTGGCTCTTACCCCATCCTCGACTTCGTTGATGGCATCGGCCAACGCCTGCGCATCGCCACAGAAAAGCTGCTCGCCAACTGCACCCGCGCCGTCATGCATTTCCGTCGCCAGTACGGGCCAATGATCAACGCGATGCTCCACGCATCCGGTGGTGATGAATCAACGCTCTCACGCCTGATTGTCGGCACAGCCCGCGCCAAGCTGCCGCCGTGGTGTCCGCGTCCAGAAGACGCCGCTCAGCTGCTTACCGCAATTCTTTTCGCCCCATCGGGGCATATCGATAGCCCGGAATCGCGGGCATAA
- a CDS encoding DNA-binding protein, with the protein MARGITESDVHTAADALVANGERPTVERIRAHLGTGSPNTVTRWLDTWWKNLGLRLQSKRPDLKDAPAVLAELAGQWWALALQHARESVLEELAGARQSLAAEYDELRVQQQNFAEEASALHAQATASAQTERLALTQVTELRQLVDQLQSQLTESTQQRASVDQRLEQLDVAKQTLEARLHDERELARSERESLMEHARSVENRAAREVDQARQQIKDLQTKLASAEKLRVTTEQSLASALKAAQNAAAVSSKEADRQRAKSEVLEEQLSKIPAAIEAALRGKRKLPAPRKAKAK; encoded by the coding sequence ATGGCCCGCGGCATCACCGAATCCGATGTTCACACCGCCGCCGACGCGCTGGTTGCCAATGGCGAACGCCCGACGGTAGAACGCATCCGCGCGCACTTGGGCACAGGATCACCCAACACCGTGACGCGGTGGCTGGACACTTGGTGGAAAAATCTGGGTCTTCGACTGCAGTCGAAGCGACCAGATTTGAAGGACGCGCCGGCGGTCCTAGCCGAGTTGGCCGGTCAATGGTGGGCGTTGGCATTGCAGCATGCCCGTGAATCGGTTTTGGAAGAGCTTGCCGGCGCCAGACAGTCGCTTGCGGCCGAGTATGACGAGCTGCGGGTGCAGCAGCAGAACTTCGCCGAGGAAGCTTCCGCGCTACATGCCCAGGCGACAGCCTCAGCCCAAACAGAACGCCTGGCGCTGACCCAAGTGACGGAGCTTCGGCAGCTCGTCGATCAACTTCAATCGCAGCTGACAGAGTCGACACAACAACGTGCTTCTGTGGATCAGCGGCTGGAGCAGCTGGATGTGGCAAAGCAGACCCTCGAGGCCCGGTTGCACGACGAGCGAGAACTGGCCAGATCTGAACGCGAGAGCCTGATGGAACACGCCAGATCTGTCGAAAATCGTGCTGCACGGGAAGTCGACCAAGCCCGTCAGCAGATCAAAGACCTACAGACCAAGTTGGCTTCTGCAGAGAAGCTTCGCGTTACAACCGAACAATCACTTGCCAGTGCTTTGAAGGCTGCCCAGAACGCAGCGGCGGTTTCCTCTAAAGAAGCGGACCGGCAACGGGCGAAGTCCGAGGTCCTGGAGGAACAACTGAGCAAAATTCCTGCTGCTATCGAGGCGGCGTTGCGTGGTAAACGTAAGCTGCCAGCCCCTAGGAAGGCGAAGGCAAAATAG